One Bacteroidales bacterium genomic window carries:
- a CDS encoding FAD-dependent oxidoreductase, with translation MMGKKVIVIGGGIAGLEAASSLAAFGIQVTLIEKEEHLGGHVGQWDRLFPSRRPAKEITGYLTKRLNEKVIVHTGTEVQKIEQSGKTWKILLNNSQTLVSDALLLATGFDLFEARKKEEYGYGIYDNVITSEDLEKKFAQHSQIRNAHGKVPERIGFVHCVGSRDEKVGNLYCSRVCCVTAVKQAVEVSEMIPGCEVFCFYMDLRMFGLDFEALYKESQEKWGVHFIRGRLSEAFENQDGSVLVKVEDTLAGRPLKMKVDLLVLMSGMVTSSGTKKLMDIMELETDENRFLQPADRQLQANETGIPGLFLAGTCTSPKSIDETIADSRAAALRIMEYLNSVDSWQFEN, from the coding sequence ATGATGGGTAAAAAGGTTATTGTAATCGGTGGTGGTATAGCAGGCCTTGAAGCAGCTTCGAGTTTAGCTGCTTTTGGCATTCAAGTCACCCTTATTGAAAAGGAGGAACATCTGGGCGGGCATGTTGGCCAATGGGACCGCCTTTTTCCGTCCCGCCGGCCTGCCAAAGAAATTACCGGTTACCTGACCAAAAGGTTGAACGAGAAAGTGATCGTTCACACCGGCACAGAAGTTCAAAAGATCGAACAGTCCGGAAAAACCTGGAAAATATTGTTGAACAACTCCCAAACGCTTGTTTCGGATGCATTGCTCCTGGCAACAGGATTCGATCTCTTTGAAGCCCGGAAAAAGGAAGAGTATGGCTATGGGATCTATGATAACGTGATCACCTCCGAAGACCTCGAAAAGAAATTTGCCCAACACAGCCAGATCCGTAATGCCCACGGTAAAGTGCCCGAAAGGATTGGCTTTGTGCATTGTGTGGGATCAAGGGATGAGAAAGTCGGTAATCTTTATTGTTCCAGAGTATGCTGTGTGACCGCCGTGAAGCAGGCGGTTGAGGTAAGTGAGATGATCCCAGGTTGTGAAGTTTTTTGCTTTTACATGGATCTCAGGATGTTCGGCCTCGACTTCGAAGCTTTGTACAAAGAATCGCAGGAGAAATGGGGGGTGCATTTTATCAGGGGAAGGCTGTCGGAAGCATTTGAGAACCAGGATGGCTCAGTGCTGGTAAAAGTTGAGGATACCCTGGCCGGACGCCCGCTGAAAATGAAGGTGGATCTGCTTGTGCTGATGTCCGGTATGGTTACCTCATCCGGGACAAAGAAGCTCATGGATATAATGGAGTTGGAAACCGATGAAAACCGTTTCCTGCAGCCTGCCGATCGCCAGTTACAGGCAAATGAAACCGGCATACCAGGCCTTTTTCTCGCCGGAACCTGTACTTCACCGAAAAGCATTGATGAAACGATTGCTGATTCGCGGGCAGCTGCACTCAGGATTATGGAATACCTGAATTCAGTTGACAGTTGGCAATTTGAAAATTGA
- a CDS encoding (Fe-S)-binding protein — protein MTFDLFVLPFFLGLITLLVILSVKYARWIKGFDLADRDLIRKGVFTKKSLGAAGEVFMESLLHRKMFRRNGWLGYMHMSFAFGWFLLIVCGNLESRIYSKVHINPPYYPIFLKFFVADEHILRHELMSIPGVFRLLMDMFLLLVLSGLVLALIKRASSHWFGLKKTTRHTFFDRLAITTLWLIFPLRLLAESFTAAHYHGGSFLTNNFGDLLDRFLPAQQLSYPAWWTYSLVLGGFFVSLPYSRFMHIPTEVMLIFFRHYGIKPTLHFNHYSNFEIQSCPKCGVCIDACPLHTDANEDGIPPAYFLRTLKNNRPDINSTYDCLLCGRCGEYCPVGININALRVSQRIRYAKNLNGSFTYLKQTKSQVAEIAYFAGCMTHLTPSIKISMEKIFTTAGVDYQFIDRDGSVCCGRPLWMAGKEKQARELMEHNKKLIESTNCKTLVLSCPICLKIFREEYNLNIEMLHHSQYLLRLVNEKKIDLKKEDLQVAFHDPCELGRGSGIFEEPRQLIRQMVNLVTASEEKGISICCGGSLGSTGINCYQRDKVSQLTLETLMANNPGSIITACPLCKKTLQKGSPVEVKDISELTSSLLYVDKSSAPGLNN, from the coding sequence ATGACCTTTGACTTGTTTGTGCTTCCTTTCTTCCTGGGACTGATTACCCTGCTGGTAATCCTCAGTGTAAAGTATGCACGCTGGATCAAAGGGTTTGACCTGGCTGACAGAGACCTGATCAGGAAAGGAGTATTTACCAAAAAAAGCCTGGGCGCTGCCGGCGAAGTGTTCATGGAAAGCCTTCTCCACCGGAAAATGTTCCGGCGAAATGGCTGGCTCGGCTATATGCATATGAGCTTTGCATTCGGGTGGTTCCTGCTTATCGTATGTGGCAACCTCGAGTCGAGAATTTACAGCAAAGTTCATATCAATCCTCCGTACTACCCGATTTTCCTGAAGTTCTTTGTAGCTGACGAACATATACTGAGGCACGAACTCATGTCAATCCCGGGTGTTTTCCGGTTGCTCATGGATATGTTCCTGCTTCTGGTGCTCAGCGGGCTGGTGCTTGCCCTGATCAAAAGAGCTTCGTCCCATTGGTTCGGTTTAAAAAAAACTACCAGGCATACATTTTTCGACCGTTTAGCGATCACCACCCTCTGGCTGATCTTCCCCCTGAGATTACTTGCCGAAAGCTTCACGGCTGCACACTATCACGGGGGAAGCTTTTTGACCAACAATTTTGGAGATCTCCTGGATAGATTTCTGCCTGCACAACAGCTTTCTTATCCTGCCTGGTGGACCTATTCGCTGGTACTGGGAGGCTTTTTCGTCAGCCTGCCTTACTCCAGGTTCATGCATATTCCTACAGAAGTAATGCTGATCTTTTTCAGGCATTACGGTATTAAACCAACCCTTCATTTTAACCATTACTCAAATTTTGAAATACAATCGTGCCCTAAATGCGGCGTATGCATCGATGCCTGTCCGCTACATACAGATGCAAATGAGGATGGAATCCCGCCTGCGTATTTTCTTCGGACTTTAAAAAACAATCGACCGGATATAAATTCTACTTACGATTGCCTGCTTTGCGGCCGTTGCGGGGAATATTGTCCTGTTGGAATCAATATCAACGCTTTGCGTGTTTCCCAAAGGATCCGTTATGCTAAAAACCTTAATGGCTCCTTTACATACCTGAAGCAAACCAAAAGCCAGGTTGCGGAGATAGCTTATTTTGCCGGCTGCATGACCCATCTTACCCCATCGATCAAAATATCCATGGAGAAAATATTCACCACGGCAGGTGTCGATTACCAATTTATTGACCGTGATGGAAGCGTCTGCTGCGGAAGGCCCTTATGGATGGCCGGAAAAGAAAAGCAGGCGCGCGAACTCATGGAGCACAATAAAAAACTGATCGAAAGCACAAACTGTAAAACACTGGTACTCTCCTGCCCTATCTGCCTGAAGATTTTCAGGGAAGAATATAACCTTAATATCGAAATGCTGCATCATTCGCAATACCTTCTACGCCTGGTGAATGAAAAGAAAATTGATCTGAAAAAGGAAGATTTACAGGTTGCTTTCCATGATCCATGCGAACTGGGAAGAGGATCCGGGATTTTCGAAGAGCCCCGGCAGTTGATCCGGCAAATGGTAAATCTTGTCACTGCAAGTGAAGAGAAAGGCATATCTATCTGCTGCGGTGGAAGCCTGGGAAGTACCGGGATCAACTGTTACCAAAGAGATAAAGTCTCGCAGCTTACTCTGGAGACCCTTATGGCAAATAATCCTGGATCAATCATCACTGCATGCCCGCTTTGTAAAAAAACCCTTCAGAAAGGCTCCCCAGTTGAGGTGAAAGACATCAGTGAATTGACTTCAAGTTTACTTTATGTTGACAAGTCATCAGCACCAGGATTGAATAATTGA
- a CDS encoding 4Fe-4S dicluster domain-containing protein: protein MPNFGYTINSDRQIDYDSNDKRVARYLAEHEPSFMVCISCGTCTATCSAGVFTTFSLRELIGNIKRGEARNIKAEAEKCMLCGKCQLACPRGVNTRNIIMNIQRAIEAFEL from the coding sequence GTGCCCAACTTCGGATATACCATAAATTCCGACAGACAAATCGATTACGACAGCAATGACAAGCGGGTCGCACGATACCTGGCTGAGCATGAGCCTTCTTTCATGGTCTGTATTTCGTGCGGTACCTGCACAGCCACCTGCAGTGCGGGGGTATTTACAACATTCAGCTTGCGGGAGCTGATCGGAAATATTAAAAGGGGTGAAGCCCGCAATATAAAGGCCGAAGCGGAAAAATGCATGCTTTGCGGAAAGTGCCAGCTCGCCTGCCCGCGAGGTGTCAATACCAGAAATATCATAATGAATATACAAAGAGCCATTGAGGCTTTCGAACTATGA